The following are encoded in a window of Shewanella psychrotolerans genomic DNA:
- the tpiA gene encoding triose-phosphate isomerase, producing the protein MALRRPMVAGNWKMNGTAQLAQELFTKFANKLQNDSAEVVLCPPSIFLESVRQQLDANKEALNGCLVRMGAQNLSQHEFGAYTGEVSGQMLSDSGCRYVIIGHSERRRMYGETSDIVADKFAAAQKHGLTPILCVGESGPAREARRTFEVIAEELDVVIEKNGTMAFDNAIIAYEPLWAVGTGKSATPEQAQEVHAFIRKRLSEVSPYIGENIRILYGGSVTPSNAADLFAQPDVDGGLIGGASLNSTEFLSLCSIAMSA; encoded by the coding sequence ATGGCACTTAGACGTCCAATGGTCGCTGGGAACTGGAAAATGAATGGCACGGCGCAATTAGCGCAGGAGCTATTTACCAAGTTCGCTAATAAGCTTCAAAATGATTCTGCGGAAGTAGTCTTATGTCCGCCTAGTATATTTCTAGAAAGCGTACGTCAGCAGCTAGATGCAAACAAAGAAGCCTTAAATGGTTGTCTTGTCAGGATGGGCGCACAGAACCTCAGTCAACATGAGTTTGGTGCTTATACTGGTGAAGTGTCTGGGCAGATGTTGTCAGATTCAGGATGTCGATATGTTATTATCGGTCACTCCGAACGTCGCCGTATGTACGGCGAAACAAGCGATATCGTGGCGGACAAGTTCGCTGCAGCGCAGAAGCATGGTTTGACTCCGATACTCTGTGTTGGTGAGTCGGGTCCGGCTCGTGAAGCAAGACGCACCTTTGAGGTGATTGCTGAAGAGCTAGACGTGGTCATTGAAAAAAATGGCACTATGGCTTTTGATAACGCAATTATCGCCTACGAACCTTTATGGGCGGTAGGTACAGGTAAGAGCGCTACGCCAGAGCAGGCACAGGAAGTTCATGCGTTTATTCGCAAACGCCTCTCTGAAGTTTCTCCATATATTGGAGAGAATATCAGGATTTTGTACGGTGGTAGCGTAACGCCGAGTAATGCAGCAGATCTATTTGCTCAGCCTGATGTAGATGGTGGACTGATAGGCGGTGCAAGCTTAAACTCTACCGAGTTTTTAAGTTTATGTTCGATAGCAATGAGCGCATAA
- the secG gene encoding preprotein translocase subunit SecG — translation MYEVLMVIYLLVALGLIGLILIQQGKGADMGASFGAGASATLFGSSGSGNFLTRSTAVLAIAFFALSLTIGNLSANHAKSEDSWKDLGADAAAVTQPVTETQKSEDKIPD, via the coding sequence ATGTACGAAGTTCTAATGGTTATTTACTTGTTGGTCGCGTTAGGTCTAATTGGCTTAATCTTAATCCAGCAAGGTAAAGGTGCTGATATGGGAGCCTCTTTTGGCGCCGGAGCATCAGCAACATTATTTGGATCAAGTGGTTCAGGTAATTTTTTAACACGTTCTACCGCTGTTCTAGCAATTGCGTTTTTCGCTTTAAGTTTAACCATTGGTAACTTAAGTGCTAACCATGCGAAAAGCGAAGATTCGTGGAAAGATTTAGGTGCTGATGCAGCCGCTGTTACTCAACCAGTAACAGAGACCCAAAAGTCAGAAGATAAGATTCCTGACTAA
- the infB gene encoding translation initiation factor IF-2 — protein sequence MADTTVEKLAAEVGKTADRLVEQFSEAGIKKNKSDTVSEQEKQQLLDFLKKQHGGDAAPTKMTLQRKSVSTLSVAGSGGQSKDVKVEVRKKRTFVKRDAAADAEAEAKAKIEAEAKAAAEAEAKAKAEAEAKAKAEADAAAKAKAKAEAEAKAKKAAEAKPVVAETAEEKAAKLEEARLLAAKEAAAKQKLDEEAKAAAEEARRLAEENEKRWAEEERIRKESEKSADHHVTTSTEARAAEDTADMNAEKRGRRARKPAGKKEVVNKKRGGRDNRGGRDRNSRNQRNAPESMDHGFNKPAAAVSRDVSIGETVTVAELAQKMAVKATEIIKQMMKMGSMVTINQVLDQETAQMVAEEMGHKVVLTRENELEHQVLADRDGNIKVEPRAPVVTIMGHVDHGKTSLLDYIRRAKVASGEAGGITQHIGAYHVETENGMITFLDTPGHAAFTAMRARGAKATDIVILVVAADDGVMPQTIEAIQHAKAGGVPLIVAVNKMDKPEADPDRVKSELSQHGVMSEDWGGSNMFCHVSAKSGEGIDELLEGILLEAEVLELKAVREGMAAGVVVESKLDKGRGPVATVLVQEGTLKQGDIVLCGLEYGKVRAMKDENGKSITEAGPSIPVEILGLSGVPSAGDEATVVRDERKAREVALYRQGKFRDVKLARQQKSKLENMFANMTEGEVQELNIVLKADVQGSLEAISDSLNKLSTDEVKVNIIASGVGGLTETDASLAAASNAIMVGFNVRADAQARKTIDSESVDLRYYSVIYHLIDEVRAAMGGMLAPEFRQEIIGLAEVRDVFKSPKIGAIAGCMVTEGTIKRSAPIRVLRDNVVIYEGELESLRRFKDDVNEVRNGMECGIGVKNYNDVRVGDQIEVFETVEIARTL from the coding sequence ATGGCAGATACTACAGTAGAAAAACTGGCCGCAGAAGTCGGAAAAACAGCAGATCGATTAGTCGAGCAGTTTTCTGAAGCAGGCATTAAAAAGAATAAAAGCGACACAGTTTCTGAACAAGAGAAGCAGCAGTTACTTGATTTCTTAAAGAAACAACATGGCGGCGATGCTGCGCCAACTAAGATGACATTACAGCGTAAGTCGGTATCAACACTGAGTGTTGCAGGCAGCGGTGGTCAATCTAAAGACGTTAAGGTCGAAGTTCGCAAAAAGCGTACTTTCGTAAAACGTGACGCAGCTGCAGACGCAGAGGCGGAAGCTAAGGCTAAGATTGAAGCAGAAGCCAAAGCCGCTGCAGAAGCTGAAGCTAAGGCCAAAGCAGAAGCCGAAGCTAAGGCAAAAGCCGAAGCCGATGCCGCCGCCAAAGCTAAGGCAAAGGCCGAAGCAGAAGCGAAAGCTAAAAAAGCTGCAGAAGCTAAGCCTGTTGTCGCTGAAACCGCTGAAGAGAAAGCGGCTAAGCTTGAAGAAGCTCGCTTACTTGCAGCGAAAGAAGCGGCAGCTAAGCAAAAGCTTGATGAAGAAGCGAAAGCGGCCGCTGAAGAAGCGCGCCGACTCGCTGAAGAAAACGAGAAGCGTTGGGCTGAAGAAGAGCGCATTCGTAAAGAATCAGAGAAAAGCGCTGATCATCACGTTACGACTTCAACTGAAGCGCGCGCTGCAGAAGATACCGCTGATATGAACGCTGAAAAGCGTGGTCGTCGTGCACGTAAACCTGCGGGTAAGAAAGAAGTTGTCAATAAGAAACGTGGTGGCAGAGATAACCGCGGTGGTCGTGACCGTAATAGTCGTAACCAACGCAATGCTCCAGAGTCAATGGATCATGGTTTCAACAAGCCAGCAGCGGCTGTTAGCCGTGATGTAAGCATTGGCGAAACGGTCACTGTTGCTGAGCTAGCGCAGAAGATGGCTGTTAAAGCCACTGAAATCATCAAGCAGATGATGAAGATGGGGTCTATGGTTACGATTAACCAAGTACTCGATCAAGAAACTGCGCAGATGGTGGCAGAAGAGATGGGTCACAAGGTTGTTCTAACTCGTGAAAACGAGCTTGAACATCAAGTGCTTGCTGATCGTGATGGCAACATTAAAGTTGAGCCTCGCGCGCCAGTTGTGACTATTATGGGTCACGTTGACCACGGTAAGACATCGTTACTTGATTATATTCGTCGCGCAAAAGTTGCATCAGGCGAAGCCGGTGGTATTACTCAGCACATTGGTGCGTACCACGTTGAAACTGAAAACGGCATGATCACCTTCTTAGATACTCCTGGTCACGCGGCGTTTACCGCTATGCGTGCTCGTGGTGCGAAGGCAACCGATATCGTTATCTTGGTGGTAGCGGCCGATGATGGTGTGATGCCACAAACAATTGAGGCTATTCAGCACGCGAAAGCGGGTGGAGTGCCATTAATTGTTGCTGTTAACAAGATGGATAAGCCAGAAGCTGACCCAGATCGAGTTAAGTCTGAGCTGTCACAGCACGGTGTTATGTCTGAAGATTGGGGTGGAAGCAACATGTTCTGCCACGTTTCAGCCAAGTCTGGTGAAGGTATCGACGAACTGCTTGAAGGTATCTTGCTAGAAGCGGAAGTTCTTGAGCTTAAAGCGGTTCGTGAAGGTATGGCTGCAGGTGTAGTTGTCGAATCTAAGCTTGATAAAGGCCGTGGACCCGTCGCTACAGTATTGGTGCAAGAAGGTACACTTAAGCAAGGTGATATCGTTCTTTGTGGTCTTGAGTACGGTAAAGTCCGTGCGATGAAAGATGAAAATGGTAAGTCGATCACTGAAGCTGGTCCATCTATTCCTGTAGAGATCTTAGGTCTTTCAGGTGTGCCATCAGCCGGTGATGAAGCAACCGTTGTACGTGATGAGCGTAAAGCGCGTGAAGTTGCACTTTATCGTCAAGGTAAGTTCCGTGACGTGAAACTTGCGCGTCAGCAGAAGTCTAAGCTTGAAAACATGTTTGCTAACATGACTGAAGGCGAAGTTCAGGAGCTTAACATCGTGCTTAAAGCTGATGTTCAAGGTTCGCTTGAAGCTATCTCTGATTCACTTAACAAACTGTCTACCGATGAAGTTAAAGTTAACATCATCGCTAGCGGTGTAGGTGGATTGACCGAGACTGATGCTTCACTTGCTGCAGCATCTAACGCGATTATGGTTGGTTTTAACGTTCGTGCCGATGCGCAAGCGCGTAAGACTATCGATAGCGAAAGTGTCGACCTTCGTTACTATAGCGTTATCTATCATCTTATCGATGAAGTTCGCGCTGCGATGGGCGGTATGCTTGCACCAGAATTTAGACAAGAGATCATTGGTCTTGCTGAAGTTCGCGATGTGTTTAAGTCGCCTAAGATTGGTGCTATTGCTGGTTGTATGGTTACTGAAGGTACCATCAAGCGTAGCGCTCCAATCCGTGTTCTTCGTGATAACGTGGTTATTTACGAAGGTGAACTTGAGTCGTTACGTCGTTTCAAAGATGACGTTAACGAAGTTCGTAACGGTATGGAGTGTGGTATCGGCGTGAAGAACTATAATGACGTCAGAGTTGGCGATCAGATAGAGGTCTTCGAAACGGTCGAAATCGCTCGAACCTTATAA
- the nusA gene encoding transcription termination factor NusA translates to MNKEILLVAEAVSNEKAVPREKIFEALEIALATATKKKYEGDIEVRVAIDRKTGAYETFRRWMVVDDHGEALENPFREITLEAAKYEDPEIQIGEYIEDEIESVVFDRITTQTAKQVIVQKVREAERAQIVDQFREKEGELITGVVKKSNRESVVVDLGNNADAVLFKEDLISRESFRPGDRVRALLYAVRPEARGAQLFLTRTKPDMLIELFRVEVPEIADEMIEIMGAARDPGSRAKIAVKSNDRRIDPIGACVGMRGARVQAVSNELGGERVDIVLWDDNPAQFVINAMAPADVASIIVDEDNHSMDIAVEADSLAQAIGRNGQNVRLATQLSGWELNVMTVADMQAKHQAESAKVVNLFVTSLDVDEDFAQVLADEGFTSLEEIAYVPESELLDIEGFDEDVVEALRERAKAAISTRALASEEALDGAEPSKDLLALEGLERHLAYVLASKGVITLEDLAEQGIDDLIEIEELTEQKAGELIMAARNICWFGEEA, encoded by the coding sequence ATGAACAAAGAGATTCTGCTAGTCGCTGAGGCGGTTTCAAATGAGAAGGCCGTACCGCGTGAAAAGATTTTTGAAGCGCTAGAAATAGCGTTAGCCACAGCAACCAAGAAAAAGTACGAAGGCGATATTGAAGTTCGTGTTGCTATCGATCGTAAGACTGGTGCATATGAAACTTTCCGTCGCTGGATGGTCGTTGACGATCATGGAGAAGCGTTAGAAAATCCATTTCGTGAAATTACGCTAGAAGCGGCTAAATACGAAGACCCAGAGATCCAAATCGGTGAATATATCGAAGATGAGATCGAATCTGTTGTTTTCGACCGTATTACCACGCAAACCGCTAAGCAAGTTATCGTACAAAAAGTACGAGAAGCTGAACGTGCTCAAATCGTCGATCAGTTCCGTGAGAAAGAAGGCGAGTTAATCACTGGTGTCGTGAAGAAGAGTAACCGTGAAAGTGTCGTGGTTGATTTAGGTAATAATGCTGACGCAGTGTTATTTAAAGAAGACCTGATCTCTCGTGAAAGCTTCCGTCCTGGTGACCGTGTTCGTGCATTACTTTATGCTGTGCGTCCAGAGGCTCGCGGTGCTCAGCTATTTTTAACTCGTACTAAGCCAGATATGCTTATTGAGCTTTTCCGTGTCGAAGTACCTGAAATTGCTGACGAGATGATTGAGATTATGGGCGCTGCTCGTGATCCAGGTTCTCGCGCTAAGATAGCGGTTAAATCTAATGACCGTCGCATCGATCCTATCGGTGCATGTGTCGGTATGCGAGGCGCTCGTGTGCAAGCCGTTTCTAATGAGCTTGGTGGTGAGCGTGTTGATATCGTGCTTTGGGATGATAACCCTGCACAATTTGTGATCAATGCAATGGCGCCAGCTGATGTGGCCTCTATTATCGTTGATGAAGATAATCACTCAATGGATATTGCCGTTGAAGCTGACTCTCTTGCACAAGCAATTGGCCGTAATGGCCAGAATGTTCGTTTAGCAACCCAGTTATCGGGATGGGAGCTAAATGTAATGACAGTGGCTGATATGCAAGCTAAACACCAAGCAGAAAGTGCGAAAGTGGTTAACTTGTTTGTTACCTCACTGGATGTCGATGAAGATTTTGCTCAAGTACTTGCCGATGAAGGTTTCACTTCATTGGAAGAGATTGCTTATGTTCCAGAATCTGAACTATTAGACATCGAAGGTTTTGACGAAGATGTCGTTGAAGCATTGAGAGAGCGCGCGAAAGCCGCTATCTCTACACGGGCTCTGGCGTCCGAAGAAGCACTCGATGGTGCTGAGCCGAGCAAAGATTTACTTGCCTTAGAAGGTTTAGAGCGTCATTTGGCGTATGTGTTGGCAAGTAAAGGCGTAATTACGCTTGAAGATTTAGCCGAACAAGGCATTGATGATTTGATCGAGATTGAAGAATTAACAGAACAAAAGGCTGGTGAGCTCATCATGGCAGCCCGCAATATCTGTTGGTTTGGCGAAGAAGCATAA
- the rimP gene encoding ribosome maturation factor RimP, translating into MATLESKLEQMLIAPVEALGHSLWGIEYIQAGKHSVLRVYIDNEKGIFIDDCADVSRQVSAVLDVEDPISTEYTLEVSSPGVDRPLFNAAQYALYIGETVKVQLTMPVAGSRNLKGTVTGVEGQMLTLTVDGNELIIALDNIRKGNLIAKF; encoded by the coding sequence TTGGCAACTTTGGAAAGTAAACTGGAACAGATGCTTATCGCACCAGTTGAAGCATTAGGCCACAGTCTTTGGGGCATTGAATACATTCAAGCAGGCAAGCATTCAGTTTTGCGCGTATACATAGATAATGAAAAAGGCATCTTTATTGACGATTGCGCCGATGTTAGCCGTCAAGTTAGTGCGGTGCTTGATGTTGAAGATCCCATATCAACCGAATATACATTAGAAGTTTCTTCGCCAGGTGTAGACAGACCGCTATTTAATGCGGCGCAATACGCGCTTTACATCGGCGAGACTGTAAAGGTTCAATTGACTATGCCTGTCGCTGGTAGTCGTAATTTAAAAGGTACCGTCACTGGTGTAGAGGGGCAAATGCTTACTCTGACCGTTGATGGCAACGAACTGATTATTGCCTTGGATAACATCCGTAAAGGCAACTTAATCGCTAAGTTTTGA